CTGCAAGAATACGAGGAAGCAGGAAATAAATATGCGGGCAACAATCGTATTGACGATGTTTTTCCGTTGAAGCGATTTTTTCGGCAGGGGCAACGCGAATCATCCGTAAAAAATATAGGGTTTTCGTTCAGACACTAACTAAGTTGTGTGTCCAGACTTCAGAGAAAAATGCCTTTGCATTATTGTAGCTTATAAGCTATAATTTATTTGTGGAATCCTTCCCTTACACCATTGCCTACTACCTGACCGAAACGGGAAAAAAACCATTTAAAGATTGGCTCGACAACGTTAGGGATATCACGGCCAGGCAAAAAATCCGAATCAGGCTAGATCGGGTGCGGCTTGGCAACCTCGGCAAGAACCGTTCAGTTGGCGAAGGAGTGTATGAACTGAAGATCGATTACGGGCCAGGCTATCGTGTGTATTATGCGCTTGAGAAGAAAACACTCATTCTGCTTTTGATGGGCGGTGATAAGTCTTCACAAAACAAGGATATTGCCCGTGCAGGGAAGTATTGGCAAGATCATAAAAGGAGAAAAAAAGATGACTAAAAAGACAACGACCTATCAGGAAGACCTTATTGAAGCCCTGAAAGACCCTCGGGAAGCGGCTGCCTATCTAAATGTGGCAATGGAGGAAGATGACCGCGCTCTGTTTTTGCTTGCACTGAGGAATGTAGCAGAGGCGCACGGAGGCATGACTTCTGTTGCGGAAAAAGCACGTCTGAATAGAGAGAATCTCTACCGCATGCTTTCTGAGAAAGGAAATCCGGAAATTAAAAGTGTCTTCAGTCTGTTGCGATCAATGGGTCTGAAACTTACCGTTGAAGCGAAAGGTAAAGTTATAAAATCATCAAAGATCAGGAAAGCCGCTTAATTCCTTCCTGAAGTCGAGTAATTGGAAATTTTACTCTTTGTCGTAGATTTCAAGTTTGAATCGGCAGGTCTTCTATTGATTCATATTAGACGCGACGATAACAAGGTCTGTAAGACTCAAGTGGCTGAGATGATGGGGATTGTCACTTTCGTATCAAAGGCATATTATACGGAGCGGTAACCGATGTTTCGCAGATTATGCCGGTCTGTATACTCATGATTGGGCGTCCGAGAGGAACGTGAGCCTGAGCATTGAGACAGTGACGTCCAGGGATCTTTCGGTTACGTGGATCGTGCTGAGTCATGGCACCTGTATATCGAGCAAATAAAAGAGTTAGAACCGTATGAACAATACCGCTGAACACGCTTTGAGCAAGGTGCCAGAAGTGACCTTGATCTTCTGGATCATGAAAATCGCTGCCACCACCCTGGGAGAAACTGGTGGTGACGCAGTGTCGATGTCGATGAATCTGGGTTATCTGGTAGGAACCGCAATCTTTGCCGTGATTTTTCTCGTCGCAGTGACTGCACAAATCAAAGCTGAGCGTTTTCACCCTTTTCTGTACTGGACGACCATCATTGCGACCACGACAGTCGGAACAACTTTGGCCGATTTTGCGGATCGCTCGCTCGGGATCGGCTATGCAGGAGGATCTTTACTGTTGCTGATTTTGCTGATGGTTTCTTTGGCTATTTGGTATGGGTCGCTGGGATCTGTTTCTGTTGATACGGTAAGTTCGCCAAATGAAGAGATGTTCTATTGGATGACGATCATGTTTTCCCAGACTCTGGGCACCGCACTGGGAGACTGGACGGCTGATACGGCTGGCCTTGGATACGGAGGCGGGGCCATCGTCTTCAGCATGCTTTTGGGATTGGTCGTGGCTGTCTATTACGGGACAAATATCTCTAGAACGTTGCTTTTCTGGGCGGCTTTTATCCTTACCCGACCTCTTGGCGCTGTCGTGGGGGATTTTCTGGATAAGCCACTGAATGCAGGCGGCCTCGCGTTGAGTTGTTACTCTGCTTCCGCGGCCCTAATCGTATTCATCGTTGCCTGCATATTGATTTTCCCCCAGCGAAATGGAGAGCGCGCGGGCAAATAGTGTAGAATTAAGCATTTAAATAGGTTAAAATTTTAATTGTAAAAGATATCTTGTCTCTTGTTAAGGAGTCTTATGAAGCCTGTCCATCGATTTTCGTTTTGGCTGGTTCTTTTTTTTATGATCGGTTCAGTTTCATCCCTTTCAGCGGGACAATCGATTCCTGCCATCCCTTTTACCTTAAAAACGTTAGAGGGTAAAGTCATCAGCACCGATTCATTAAAGGGAAAACCGACTCTTGTGATGTTCTGGGCCTCCTGGTGTCATGTCTGTCAACAAGAGTTGCCTCATGTTAAAGAGCTTTACGAGCAGAAGCGGGAAAAACTCCAACTTGTCACCATTGGATTTGCCGATAAAGAGGAAAATATCAGAGGATATGTACAGTCCCACTCCAGCACGTTTATTTTCCCCGTAGCTTACGATCAGGGCAACGTGGTCTCGGAAGCCTATGGGATCAGAGGGACTCCGACTTTCTTTCTAATCAATGCGAAAGGGGAACTGATTGCCGGCCACCTCGGAGGGAGATTTTTAGAAAACCCCGCGTTTCGCGGTTTCTTTTCCTCTCTTTAAGCGGTGCCAGAAAAAAAGATGCCGAGAGGGTGAATCGAACACCCGACACAAGGCTTTTCAGGACTTCTTAACACTTATCCAATATGATCCATCCTGATTTATCAAGAGCTTAGGTCATTAAAAAATCATGGTGGATCGCCCTAGATCAGGGTAAGTTGGCTAAGAGTGGTAGCAAAATGGCAGCAGGATTGATGAAACTTATGTTTTTAATCATTAGCATAATTCCACAGAAATTCAGATTCCAGCCTACCCTACGAGTCCGTGAAAAAGCGGGAAGACACAATCTGCGGGTTACAAATCGGAAAGTTTAAAACAATCAAAAACATCTGCATGACCCTATATCCAGGAGACTCCATTATGGAGCCATTGGGTGAGTCCGATTAAAATCAGCTTCTGCACGTTCATTCCACTGAACAACACCACGCATGACATCCTCATATGAGGATGTGTAGTCGAAACTCAGGACGATGAGGCCGCCAACGCCAGTTGCAAGGAGCGGCCAGTCATGGTTCCAGGTCAGTTCATCCCCTCCATGGGCCGCAGTGTAAATGGGCACCACGACGGCCACCAGGGCCGCAATTGCCACTCCCAGGCGGATCAGGCCATTGCGAGTTTCACCAACATACATTTGCCCCAATCCAGGTGTTAGCGAACGCGCGGTAGCGGTCTTTTTCGATTTCCACGGAACTGTTTTTGCCTCCTGCGCTAATGCCGCCAGCGTTGAAGCAGGTTGATCTTTGATGAGCTCGTCAAATGCGGTATCAGGCGACTGGCGAGGTAGACCTTTTGCTCCTACACTGCGGTAAGCCCAACCCAGCCGATACAGGGTAAACGGTTTCAATGTTGTCTGCGGATAGTGTGTGAGCAGTGATTCCCAAAGTTGGACTGCGCTGTCCGGAGCACGATAACGAAGATCAAATAAATCAAATGACCCAGCCAGGGACTGAAACCCTGGGAAATCAGTGATGGCAGCGGCGCCCTCAGCAATATACGACGCTGCTCCTCGTGGCGGAGGCTCATAACGGTAGCGATAGAAACTTTCCGCCTGAAGAAACAAAGTTCGTTCGGGTGACGGGGACTTAAGTTCATCCACCATTTTTGCAGTTCGCTCCAAGCGCTGCTGGGCCTCGGAAAAGGCAGGATCATTTTTCTGAATGAGCGCTGAGGTCGAGCAGGCGCTCAAGAAAGCAACAATAGCCGCATAGGCGAGGGTGCTGACCCAAGGTTTCTGTGCGAATGTTCTGATACACATAAATATAAACAAATGATCTTTCGTATCCGTTTTAGTTTGTAATCTACTTCATTTGTCGATTACCTTCAACTGTTGATTTCAGTCAAAAACCTCTAATTTATCGTTTTGATTCACAAAGTGACAAAGTTAAGGTGATTGTCATCGTCCAGCGATTGGCCCTGATTTGGTGGAGAATGCAGTCAGTGGCCCTGCGAGCGTCGCATCCGGAACCGACTCTATTATCTTCGATTTAGTTTGTAATTTAGGGGCAGGCAATGCAGGTCAATTTTCTGTCGGCCTGTACCTAAGTCCCAAGAACAGAGTTAGAAAGCTGTCATTGCGAACAAAGTGAAGCAATCTCAAGACTTTACGATAAGATTGCCACGCACCCTTCGGTGCTCGCAATGACATGATTAATAAGTGGGTGCGAAGTCTATCGCTGGTCTTGGTAGTCAAGCTGCCGCAAAAGTAAGTACGGTATTATATAGATTGGAACAGGGCCACTCGTCGAATATAAAATCGGTAGGGGGAGGAGTTTTTGAATACAAAATAGACTTTGGACCAGGTTATCGGATTTATTTCGGTCAAGATGGGAATCAGCTTATTATCCTTCTCGCCGGGGGTGCAAAGAAAAGTCAAAAGAATGACATTAAAATCGCTCATGAGCGATGGGCTAGATTTAAATTAAGAAAGAAAGCGTAGGAGAAAGAATATGCCATTAACCAGAACTTTTAGAAGAACGATTATGGAACGAGCTTCCCATGATTCAAAATTTCGGCAACAGTTACTTTCTGAAGCCATTACTGAGTTTCTGGTCGGAGACCTAGCGGCTGGGAAAGCCATGCTCCGGGATTATATTAATGCCACCATAACGTTCGAAAGGCTCGCGAACGAATTAAAAAAATCGAGTAAAAGTATTCATCGAATGCTTGGACCAGGTGGTAATCCCCGGGCAGACAGTATTTTTGGGATTATTAAAGTCCTCCAAACCTATGAAAAAGTTAATCTTTTTGTAAAAGCAAACAAGGCAGCCGCCTAACTTAATAGGACTTAAAATGCTATTTTATTTCTTGCGTGAATAAGAACCCCAAAGACCTATTTTGATATGGTTTTTATCTTTCATACAAAGAAAAAAAGGGGGATATGAAGAAATACCGGAAGCGAAAGCGTATATCAAAATAGAACCGGAGGAATTTATTTTCGAGGAAGAATTAGAGGAAGGAACTCTACCCCCGGTGGCCACCCAAAATCCTCCAGTCTTGGCCAGCTGAAATTCCCCCATCTGTTGTAACCTGTTTACTATGGTTTTATAAACAGCCTCTGCAACGAGACGTTATACTACTCCCTGTACAATTTCAGTTCATTTTCTCATCTAAGCGATTTAATCCAGATTATTCACCGAATTTTTTAATTAAGGGTGAAACCGAATGTCTGTTTCTAGTCGCAGGAAATCGACTTTTTGAAACGGTGGTAGCAATTTGCATTTTTTGAGAGAGACGAGTGAGAATAAAACTATTGGAAGTGATTGAAAAGATGGGAGAAAAAAGGATGCCGAGAGGGTGAATCGAACACCCGACACAAGGCTTTTCAGGCCTCTGCTCTACCTACTGAGCTATCTCGGCATTACCATGATCCGTTGATAACGGCCCATTTGCTGCGTTCTCGCCTTTCGGCCTCCTTCAACGTACATCATTGTACGCCTCAGTCGTCCTCAAGGCTGCGGCCTAGCACCTGAGCCCTTCTCAACGGCCAGGATTCTCAACTGGGTTAAGCGCTCCAAAGTATCAAACGAAGCCTCTTCTTGTCAATAGATTTTCAAGTGTGTTAAAATACAAAGAAAAGTAAGTATTTTTATTGTCTATAGAGGTTAAAATTAAAAATGGCTGTTTTGCCCATTGCAAAACTTGGAAACCCGATTTTACGAAAAATTGCCGAACCGGTCTCCATAGAAGAATTGTTATCTGAGGGATTTCAACTCTTTATTGACGATATGATCGAAACGATGCGGGCAAAAGACGGCGTAGGACTTGCCGCGCCGCAGGTCTTTCAATCCAAACAACTGGTCGTCATCGAATCTCATTTAAATCCCCGTTATACCGAAGCGCCCGAAATTTCGCTTCTGGTTCTTGTTAATCCGCTCTTTACCTTTCTCTCTCCGGAAAAGGTGGAAGGATGGGAGGGATGTTTAAGTGTCGATAATTTAAGGGGAAAGGTTAAAAGATCAAAAAAGACCGCCTTAAAAGCGCTTGATCGAAAGGGAGAGAAAATCGAAATCGAAACCGACACGTTCCTGGCTGTCATCCTTCAGCATGAAATTGATCATCTTCATGGGAGGTTGTTTGTTGATCAAATCAGCGACGTGACCAGTCTCTCCCAATTGGAAGAATTTAACCGCTACGCCCTTGGGAATAAAGAACAAATCCCGGTCGCATGAAATCCCTTTTCAGAGTTACCCGTTATCTCAGGCCCTACCGGCCACTTGCTTTTTTAACGCTTTTCTCAGCCGGGATGATTACCCTGATCGATCTGCTCCCTCCATGGCTTATTAAGCTAACCATTGATAATGTCATCAAGGAAAATAATCTTTCATTGCTAAAATGGATCATCGCGGGACTTGTTTTCGCCTACTTATTTAAAAACCTGCTCACCCTTTTAAGAATTCGCCTGAACAATCAATTAGAGCAAAAAGTGATCTATGATATCCGGGATCATGTTTACCGGTCCCTCCAAAGACTTTCTCTGAGCTTTTTTGAGAACCGGTCGACGGGCGAAATTATGTCGCGGGTCAATAACGACGTTAACAACGTAGAGCGAATTTTTATTGACGGCATTGAAAGCATGACCGTCGCGGTTTTTACCCTGCTCGGAATCACAACGGTTCTTTTTTATTTAAACTGGAGGCTTGCGGTCCTGGCTTTGATTCCGATTCCCCTTTTGGTTTTGAGCGCGTTTAAGTTTACAAAACAAATCCACCGCCTTTACCACAATATTCGCGAAAAATCAGCTGTCCTAAACTCCCGCATTCAAGATTCTATTTCAGGAATTCGCGAGACGTTATCGTTTAATGCCCATGATTTTGAAATTTCCCGGTTTAATCAAGCCAGCGGCGAGTACTGCAAGGAAAGTTTGAAGGTGTCCCGCCTCTGGTCTCTTTATTCTCCTGGAATGATTTTCATCGGATCGCTTGGGACCCTGGTGGTTTTTGGTTTCGGAACGACTCAGGTCACTCAAGGCTCGATGACCATCGGAGAATTAATTGCTTTTCTTTCTTACCTGGCCCTTTTTTATGTGCCGATTAACCAAATCCACTCTGTCAATCATATGCTTCAACATGCCCTGGCTTCGGGAGAACGGGTGTTTGAAATTATCGACCAAAAACCGGAAATCGTAAATTCCGCCTATCCCGTTATTCCGGAATCCAAACCGAAAGGTCATATTCAATTTAATCAGGTCTCTTTCTATTACCGGCCGGAGGTTCCGGTCATTCAAGAGATAAGTTTTGAAGCCTTCCCGGGAGAAAAGATCGCGCTGGTCGGG
The window above is part of the Nitrospirota bacterium genome. Proteins encoded here:
- a CDS encoding type II toxin-antitoxin system RelE/ParE family toxin, with the protein product MTETGKKPFKDWLDNVRDITARQKIRIRLDRVRLGNLGKNRSVGEGVYELKIDYGPGYRVYYALEKKTLILLLMGGDKSSQNKDIARAGKYWQDHKRRKKDD
- a CDS encoding putative addiction module antidote protein encodes the protein MTKKTTTYQEDLIEALKDPREAAAYLNVAMEEDDRALFLLALRNVAEAHGGMTSVAEKARLNRENLYRMLSEKGNPEIKSVFSLLRSMGLKLTVEAKGKVIKSSKIRKAA
- a CDS encoding TlpA family protein disulfide reductase gives rise to the protein MKPVHRFSFWLVLFFMIGSVSSLSAGQSIPAIPFTLKTLEGKVISTDSLKGKPTLVMFWASWCHVCQQELPHVKELYEQKREKLQLVTIGFADKEENIRGYVQSHSSTFIFPVAYDQGNVVSEAYGIRGTPTFFLINAKGELIAGHLGGRFLENPAFRGFFSSL
- a CDS encoding type II toxin-antitoxin system RelE/ParE family toxin, producing the protein MGAKSIAGLGSQAAAKVSTVLYRLEQGHSSNIKSVGGGVFEYKIDFGPGYRIYFGQDGNQLIILLAGGAKKSQKNDIKIAHERWARFKLRKKA
- a CDS encoding transcriptional regulator translates to MPLTRTFRRTIMERASHDSKFRQQLLSEAITEFLVGDLAAGKAMLRDYINATITFERLANELKKSSKSIHRMLGPGGNPRADSIFGIIKVLQTYEKVNLFVKANKAAA
- the def gene encoding peptide deformylase, producing MAVLPIAKLGNPILRKIAEPVSIEELLSEGFQLFIDDMIETMRAKDGVGLAAPQVFQSKQLVVIESHLNPRYTEAPEISLLVLVNPLFTFLSPEKVEGWEGCLSVDNLRGKVKRSKKTALKALDRKGEKIEIETDTFLAVILQHEIDHLHGRLFVDQISDVTSLSQLEEFNRYALGNKEQIPVA
- a CDS encoding ABC transporter ATP-binding protein; its protein translation is MKSLFRVTRYLRPYRPLAFLTLFSAGMITLIDLLPPWLIKLTIDNVIKENNLSLLKWIIAGLVFAYLFKNLLTLLRIRLNNQLEQKVIYDIRDHVYRSLQRLSLSFFENRSTGEIMSRVNNDVNNVERIFIDGIESMTVAVFTLLGITTVLFYLNWRLAVLALIPIPLLVLSAFKFTKQIHRLYHNIREKSAVLNSRIQDSISGIRETLSFNAHDFEISRFNQASGEYCKESLKVSRLWSLYSPGMIFIGSLGTLVVFGFGTTQVTQGSMTIGELIAFLSYLALFYVPINQIHSVNHMLQHALASGERVFEIIDQKPEIVNSAYPVIPESKPKGHIQFNQVSFYYRPEVPVIQEISFEAFPGEKIALVGPSGAGKSTLIKLLMRFYDVKRGSISIDGEDLRNFDLSYLRSQFGMVAQEPFLFNGTIRENIAYSLLNATDGEIKSAAIAARADEFIQTFPEKYDTWIGERGIKLSTGQKQRIAIARAILKNASIIILDEATSNIDTETELKIQEALEILTAQKTTFIIAHRLSTVRNASKILVIDHGQVVEHGSHADLLEKKGRYSSLYEHYLAPVIPQN